The Streptomyces sp. NBC_00306 sequence GCGGCGGGTGCGATGACGGGAACGCCGCTGGCCATGGCCTCCTGCACGGTCTGGCAGAAGGTCTCGTACGGTCCGGTGTGCGCGAAGACGTCCAGCGAGGCGAAGATCCGGGCGAGGTCCGCGCCGGTCCTTCGGCCGAGGAAGACGGCTGCGGGCAGCGCGGTGCGCAGGGACGGCTCGCTCGGGCCGTCGCCGACGACGACCACCCGTACACCGGGTGTGGCGCAGGCCCCGGCGAGGAGTTCGACGTGCTTCTCGGGGGCGAGGCGCCCCACATAGCCGACGATCAGCTCGCCGTTCGGGGCGAGGCTGCGGCGCAGCTGCTCGTCCCGCAGTTCCGGCCGGAAACGCGCGGTGTCCACGCCGCGCGGCCACAGCCGCACCCTCTCGACGCCGTGTTCCTCCAGATCCCGCAGGGCAGCGGTGGAGGGGGCGAGGGTGCGGTCGGCCGCGCTGTGCACGGTACGGATACGCCGCCAGGCGGCGTTCTCGCCCGCGCCGACATAGGTACGGGCATAACCGGCGAGGTCGGTCTGGTAGACCGCGACGGCCGGCAGCCCCAGCTTGGACGCGGCGGCCATGCCGCGTACGCCGAGGACGAACGGGCTGGCCAGGTGGACCAGCTCGGCCCGGTGGGCGGCGATCGTCGCCGCCACCTTGCGGCTGGGAAGCGCCACCCGTACCTGCGGATAGCCGGGGAGCGGCAGGGAGGGCACGCGCACCACCGGGCAGGGTGCGCTCTCGTCGGAGCCGTCCGCCCCGGCGACGGCCGGGGCGATGACGAGCGGGTCATGGCCGCGCGCGGCGAGATGCCGGGCGGTCTGCAGGGCGCAGTGCGCCACACCATTGACGTCTGGCGGAAATGATTCGGTGATGATGACGACTCGCATACCCGTGTTGTCGTCTGGCCCGGGGTGGCTGCGACAACGTGGATCTTTCCGCTTGTGGAACGTCCCATGAGCGTTTGTGGCGGCGTCCCTGATGTCACACTGCGGGCATGTCCGGGCCGATTCTGCTCCGTACGGCCGTTTGCACCTCGGCCTCCTCGGCCGGATCGGCGGCCAGCCGGCGCAGCCTCTCGGCCACGCGGACGTCACCGGTCTCGGCGTGCAGCGCCGCGACTTCGCGGGTGGTCTCCTCGCAGTCCCACAGGCATTCCACGGCGAATCCGGTGGCGAACGACCCGTCGGTGCAGGCCAGGGCGCGGGCGGCCCTGCCGCGCAGGCAGGAGGAGGCGGTCTCGCGGTAGATGTGGCGCAGGACGGGTGCGGCGCAGGCGATGCCGAGCCGCCCGGCCCCGTCGACGAGGGTCCACAGCAGCGGGGCGTCCGGGCCGTCGGCCCGCACGGTCTCCCGCAGTGCGCCGAGGACCAGCGTGGCGTCCTGTGCGGTGCCGCGGCAGGCGAGGACACCGGCGGCCGAGGCGCCGAGGGCGTCGGGCCGGTGGACCCAGCCGCGCGCCCGGTCGACGGCTTCGTCGCCGCACATCCGCTCGAACGCGGCGACGGCGGCCTCGGCGACCGTCCGCGACCCGGTGCCGACGGCGGCCTCGATCAGGTCGAGGACGGCGGGGTCGCGTGACTGGGCGAGGTAGTGCAGCGCCGCGCAGCGGGCGCCGTCGGCCCCGTCGCGTGCGGCGGCGAGGATGGCGGGCCGGTCCTCGGACCCGGCCACGGCGGACAGACAGCGGGCAGCGGGCACATGCAGCGCGGCGCCGCGCTCGACACCTTCGTCGGCCCAGTCGAAGACGGCCTGGACACTCCAGCCCGGACGGGGCCCGGACGGTCGCATCTGGCGCTGCCAGCGGTCGAAGGAGCCTGCCTCCCGGGCCGCGCGGACCCGGGCGCCGACGTTCTCGCGCCGATCGTCCGCCCACAGCCGCCACGGCCGGGGTTCGAAGGCGTCGCGGACGGCGGCGGCCAGTTCGGCCTCACCCTCGGGGGTGGCCGGGAAACGGGCGAGGACGGGGACCGCGAGGGCACGCAGTCCGGCGTCGTCGTCGCGCAGGGCCAGTTCGTCCAGGGCCCACGCCCAGTTGGCGCCGGTGGCGGCATAGCCGCGCAACAGCGCGAGGGCGTCGGTCCTGCCGTAGGAGGCGAGATGCCCGAGCACCGCGAGCGCGAGGCCGGTCCTGGCCTCGTCGGTGTCGAGGTGGTCGTCGGTGTCGCTCAGGTGCCGCTCGATCTCCTCGAGACCGCCGTGGAGGTCGAGGTAGAGGCGGGCGTAGTAGAGGGAGCGGTTCTCGACCTGCCAGTCGTGGCGGGGGTCGTGGAGCACGCAGTGATTGAGGGCGGCGAGCGCTTCGGCGCGCGGCGCGGCGAGCGCGTGCAGCGTGCCGTCGCCGCGGCCCCTCTGCAGCAGGCCGAGCAAGGTGCCGCTCGGCGCTATGACTGGATCGAACATGGGGAGAGCCTCACATCAAGCTGTCGACGCAACCGGGGAGATCCGGGGAAATCCGGGCAAGGGGATGCCTAGGCCGCGCAGCAACATGTAGGGCCGCCCGTCGTCGTCTTCCGCTTGGTGTAGACCATCGTCCTGCCTCTCGTCGGTGGCCCCAGGGGAACTCCCGGATGAAGTCCGGGGTAGGGCCCGACGTCATGATGACCCACCCATTTCGCCACCGCGACCACATTTACGGCGTCCCTCCCGGCGGCCTTCCGGCAACCGGTCACCGGCCGCCGAAGAGCTCCAGGAGCTCTGTCTTCCCAAACATCTGCGCAGTATCCACGGCGGAGGGCGTACCTGCGGAAGGATCCGCTCCGCCGGCCAGCAGAACGCGGATGACATCGTCCTCGCCCTTGAAGACTGCACCGGCGAGCGGGGTCTGGCCGCGGTCGTTGGGACGGTCCGGCTCGGCGCCGCGGGCGAGCAGCGCCTCCACGGCGGAGGCGTGGCCGTGGTAGGCGGCGAGCATGACGAGGGTGTCACCGCGGTCGTTGGTGAGATTCGCGGGCACACCGGCGTCGACGTACGCGGCGAGCGTCTCGGTCTCGCCCTGCCGCGCCAGGTCGAAGACCTTGGTCGCGAGTTCGATCACCTCGGGATCCGGGGCTTCGCTCATCGGACGGACCGCCTCTCACTGCGTTGACCTGGGGCGCACGGCAAGAACAGCCGTACGAGTGAATCGTCAGAGTACTGCCCGGCGACCGGGACGGAGCGGCGCGCCCGAGGCATGGATCACCCATGAGGGAGGCACTGTGCCGTGCGAGCGCGGAGTGTGCCCCTCGAGCGGAGACCCGGCGTCCGCCAGTGGAGTGGAATCTTGGGATTTTCACCCATTTGCACCTTTTATCGCATAGATACTTCCTGTGAGGCTGGAAGTACTCAAGGTGACTGTCCCCTCACCCAGGAGAACTCATCATGATCCTGTCCATCTCAGGCGTCGTGCTGCTGCTCATCATCGTCTTCCTGTTCTTCAGGAAGGACGGCCTCAAGGCCTCCCACGCCGTCGTCTGCACCCTCTTCGGCTTCTTCCTTGCGGGCACGGCCATCGCCCCCAGCATCAAGGCCGGCAGCCAGAGCCTCGCCAGCCTGCTGGGCGGGATCAAGTTCTGACCACTCCCGCCCCCATCGGTACATCCGCATTCAGCACCCCCAGGAGACCCACGTGGCCCGGCGACCACTCCCCCGCATTCTGAGTAGCGGAACAGCGCAGATCGCCCGGAGCCGGGAGATCGCGCGCACGGCCGCCGACAACGCCACGGACGTACTCCATCCGCTGATCACGGTCTCCCGTGGTCTGCGGAAGCTGGCCGGACTGACCCGGCTGCGGTGGGCCGCCACACCCAAGGAACGGCGTGGTCCCACCCTGTTCCTGGTCGCGGGCGGCGTCCTGGTGGTCGCGCTCATCCCGTACGGGCCGCTTCTGGCCCTCATCTCGGTGATGGCCGCGGCCGCCTGGAAGGGACGGGTGCGCGAACCGGTGAAGACGGGGCCCGACGAGGCGGAGATCGGACGGCTCAAGGCGCTCTACGAAGCCCTGGTGCCCTACTTCTCGGTCCCCGACGACCCGGCCCCGCTCTTCGCCCACGGTGGCGACTGGTCAGGCGCCTTCAGTGAGTACGCCTTCGACGACGACGGCCGTCTGACCCGGCTGCACATCGCCTACCCGGCGTACTTCACAGACGGTGAGGCGCAGTCCCGCGACCGGATCGAGCAGCTTCTGCACGCCAAGTCCGGCCGCGGCCGGGAGTACCACTTCACCTGGGACGAGGAGGGCAACCGCCTCGTCATGAGCGTCCTGCCCGCCCTGTCCACGGCCATCGCCGCCCAGCGCTTCGTCACCGTCCCCGGCGAGACCGTGCTGGGCTTCACCGACGAGGGCGCCGTCCAGCGCACCGTGCCGGTGGCCCAGGGCGAGGAGACACGGGACGCGCCGCCGGTGATCTGGCGTACGGGTCCGCGCTCAACGGAGCCGCATCTGCTGGTGGTCGGCGAATCGGGCAGCGGCACCACGACCCTTCTCCGGTCCATCGCGCTCCAGGCGCTCCAGCACGGCGACGTGCTGATCGTCGAGGGCAGCGGCACCGGTGAGTACGCCTGCCTGACCGGACGCTCCGGTGTGCTGGCCGTCGAGTGCGGACTGGCCGGGGCGCTCGCCAGCCTGGAATGGGCCGCGCACGAGACCGAGCGCCGTCTGATCGCCGCGAACCGCGCCCGCCAGGCCGGGCAGTCCGTCCCCGAGGACACCAAGCGGCCGCTGTGGATCCTGGTGGACCGCCCGAGCATCTTCGGCCACCTCGCCGCGGCCGACGGGGACACCGAGCCCCAGCAGCTGCTCCAGGTGCCGCTGCGGCACGGCCGCGCCGCCCAGGTCACGGTCGTGGTGGCGGAGCAGTTCGACAGCCTGGACGCACTGACCGAGACCGTACGGACGCACACCCGCGGCCGCGTGGTGCTCGGCCCCGCGACCCCGGAACAGATCAGCACCGTGCTCGGGACGACGCCCCACACCACGCCGACGCCGGACGTCCCGCCCGGCCGCGGCTACGCACGGCTCGGCACCGGCCCGGTGCTGCGGCTCCAGGTGCCGGCGACCCCCGACCCGTACGACGACGCGACGAGCGAGGCACACCGCCAGGCCGTGCTGGAGCTGCTGCCCGAGTACATCGACGGGCGGGCGCCGGACGAGGCCGCGGAGCCGGTGGCGCAGGTGAAGAAGACGGAGAAGGCCGAGGCCGGGGCGCCCGACCCGGTACCGGCCGAGGGCTGACCCGGCCCGGACGGCCGCTGCCGGGAGGGGTCAGGCGACGAAGGTGCGCGGCGTTTCCGTGCCGGCCTTCGCCCCCGCCTCCACCAGTCGCGCGGCAGCGGCCAGCCGCGCGGCCGCCTCGTCGGCCACCGGCCCGCCGACCGTGAACGGCAGCCGGACGAAGCCCTCGAAGGCCCCGTCCACGCCGAAGCGCGGCCCCGACGGGACACGTACACCGACCCGTTCGCCGACCTCGGCGAGCCGGGAGCCGGACAGCCCGCCCGTCCGCACCCAGAGCGTGAGACCACCGCTCGGGACGGCGAACTCCCAGTCCGGCAGTTCCCGGCGCAGGGCGGTGACCAGCGCGTCGCGGTTCTCCCGGGCCTGATCGCGCCGGATGGAGACCGCCTGGTCCCAGCCGCCGGTGCGCATCAGCCAGTTCACGGCGAGCTGCTCCAGGACCGGGGTGCCCAGGTCCGCATAGGCGCGGGCGGCGACGAGCGAACGGATCACATCGGGTGCGGCCCGCACCCAGCCGATGCGCATGCCCGCCCAGAAGGCCTTACTGGCCGAGCCGACCG is a genomic window containing:
- a CDS encoding glycosyltransferase family 4 protein, producing MRVVIITESFPPDVNGVAHCALQTARHLAARGHDPLVIAPAVAGADGSDESAPCPVVRVPSLPLPGYPQVRVALPSRKVAATIAAHRAELVHLASPFVLGVRGMAAASKLGLPAVAVYQTDLAGYARTYVGAGENAAWRRIRTVHSAADRTLAPSTAALRDLEEHGVERVRLWPRGVDTARFRPELRDEQLRRSLAPNGELIVGYVGRLAPEKHVELLAGACATPGVRVVVVGDGPSEPSLRTALPAAVFLGRRTGADLARIFASLDVFAHTGPYETFCQTVQEAMASGVPVIAPAAGGPLDLVDHLHTGLLVEPRDGEAVRTAVATLAADPQLRAAYGRAGRAAVEGRTWAVIGDALLDHYAEVLGARTAVAA
- a CDS encoding ATP-binding protein, with product MARRPLPRILSSGTAQIARSREIARTAADNATDVLHPLITVSRGLRKLAGLTRLRWAATPKERRGPTLFLVAGGVLVVALIPYGPLLALISVMAAAAWKGRVREPVKTGPDEAEIGRLKALYEALVPYFSVPDDPAPLFAHGGDWSGAFSEYAFDDDGRLTRLHIAYPAYFTDGEAQSRDRIEQLLHAKSGRGREYHFTWDEEGNRLVMSVLPALSTAIAAQRFVTVPGETVLGFTDEGAVQRTVPVAQGEETRDAPPVIWRTGPRSTEPHLLVVGESGSGTTTLLRSIALQALQHGDVLIVEGSGTGEYACLTGRSGVLAVECGLAGALASLEWAAHETERRLIAANRARQAGQSVPEDTKRPLWILVDRPSIFGHLAAADGDTEPQQLLQVPLRHGRAAQVTVVVAEQFDSLDALTETVRTHTRGRVVLGPATPEQISTVLGTTPHTTPTPDVPPGRGYARLGTGPVLRLQVPATPDPYDDATSEAHRQAVLELLPEYIDGRAPDEAAEPVAQVKKTEKAEAGAPDPVPAEG
- a CDS encoding ankyrin repeat domain-containing protein translates to MSEAPDPEVIELATKVFDLARQGETETLAAYVDAGVPANLTNDRGDTLVMLAAYHGHASAVEALLARGAEPDRPNDRGQTPLAGAVFKGEDDVIRVLLAGGADPSAGTPSAVDTAQMFGKTELLELFGGR
- a CDS encoding HEAT repeat domain-containing protein, with the protein product MFDPVIAPSGTLLGLLQRGRGDGTLHALAAPRAEALAALNHCVLHDPRHDWQVENRSLYYARLYLDLHGGLEEIERHLSDTDDHLDTDEARTGLALAVLGHLASYGRTDALALLRGYAATGANWAWALDELALRDDDAGLRALAVPVLARFPATPEGEAELAAAVRDAFEPRPWRLWADDRRENVGARVRAAREAGSFDRWQRQMRPSGPRPGWSVQAVFDWADEGVERGAALHVPAARCLSAVAGSEDRPAILAAARDGADGARCAALHYLAQSRDPAVLDLIEAAVGTGSRTVAEAAVAAFERMCGDEAVDRARGWVHRPDALGASAAGVLACRGTAQDATLVLGALRETVRADGPDAPLLWTLVDGAGRLGIACAAPVLRHIYRETASSCLRGRAARALACTDGSFATGFAVECLWDCEETTREVAALHAETGDVRVAERLRRLAADPAEEAEVQTAVRSRIGPDMPAV